Proteins encoded by one window of Candidatus Endowatersipora endosymbiont of Watersipora subatra:
- the grxC gene encoding glutaredoxin 3, whose product MKNVIVYTKDGCCYCSAAKDLFLKKGIFFTENNATFDPVLREEMIRKSGGGTTFPQIFIGNHHIGGYDDLESMERSGELDSLLRP is encoded by the coding sequence ATGAAGAATGTCATAGTCTATACTAAGGATGGTTGTTGTTATTGTAGTGCAGCTAAAGATCTTTTCCTCAAGAAGGGTATCTTTTTTACTGAGAATAATGCGACATTCGATCCTGTTCTTCGCGAGGAGATGATACGAAAGTCAGGCGGAGGGACAACATTCCCTCAGATATTTATTGGCAATCACCATATTGGGGGTTATGATGACCTCGAAAGTATGGAGCGTTCTGGTGAACTGGACAGCCTTTTAAGGCCTTGA
- the lpxK gene encoding tetraacyldisaccharide 4'-kinase, whose protein sequence is MNKTPPFWFQKQGITAFSLSPFSFIYGKIAGYLMSRPPDVHSQYPVVCVGNLIVGGSGKTPTVIALSKIARKLGYQPGFLSRGYGGRISATTLVLSQIHTARDVGDEPLILARYGPTVIGVNRRHSLELLQQQSVDLVIMDDGFQDSSLQKDFSLIVVDARRGVGNGYCIPSGPIRADMKKQLSMATAILRVGQGSGADLVVQMAKRMEKPVISAIIKPDDFKQYSGIKVLAYSGIADPVKFYQSLEASGADIQERYSFNDHHSFSSEECSDLIARSQKNQLILVTTEKDAIRLSGIGPLQEKLLKESNVLSVSLHFQNPKQVKSMLQYVINFENS, encoded by the coding sequence GTGAACAAAACGCCTCCATTTTGGTTTCAAAAACAGGGAATCACCGCATTTTCTCTGTCACCTTTTTCATTTATTTATGGGAAAATAGCCGGCTATCTTATGTCGAGACCACCGGATGTTCATTCTCAATATCCGGTTGTTTGCGTTGGTAACTTGATAGTCGGCGGATCAGGAAAAACACCAACCGTGATTGCTCTTTCAAAGATTGCGAGAAAATTGGGATATCAACCTGGTTTTCTTAGCCGTGGTTACGGAGGTAGAATTTCTGCTACAACTCTTGTTCTCTCTCAGATTCACACTGCAAGAGATGTTGGAGATGAGCCTTTGATTCTAGCAAGATATGGACCAACCGTTATTGGTGTTAATAGGAGACACAGCTTAGAATTATTGCAACAGCAATCTGTTGATCTTGTCATCATGGATGATGGGTTCCAAGATTCTTCCCTCCAGAAAGATTTTTCTTTGATTGTTGTTGATGCCAGGCGTGGTGTTGGCAATGGATACTGTATTCCATCGGGACCAATACGAGCCGATATGAAAAAACAGCTCTCGATGGCTACAGCCATTTTACGTGTGGGGCAAGGAAGCGGAGCTGATTTAGTTGTTCAGATGGCTAAACGTATGGAAAAACCGGTCATTTCTGCAATAATCAAGCCAGATGATTTCAAACAGTATTCTGGTATCAAGGTATTAGCGTATTCTGGTATTGCTGATCCAGTAAAGTTTTACCAATCTTTAGAGGCTTCTGGTGCGGATATACAAGAAAGATACTCATTCAACGATCACCATTCATTCTCTTCTGAAGAGTGTTCTGATTTGATAGCGCGATCTCAGAAAAATCAACTAATTTTAGTAACAACTGAAAAAGATGCGATCCGATTATCAGGTATAGGACCCCTTCAAGAAAAATTGTTAAAAGAATCTAACGTACTTTCTGTTAGTCTTCATTTTCAAAATCCAAAGCAAGTAAAATCTATGCTGCAGTATGTCATCAATTTCGAAAACTCGTGA
- the trxA gene encoding thioredoxin, with translation MSTISIDDCSFESDVLSSDLPVLVDFGAEWCGPCKRIAKTLEEISYERSRDIKVVKVNIDKNPDLASQYRVRSIPTLFIFKDGQPVSIRVGAGSKSQLSAWISSEI, from the coding sequence ATGTCAACGATAAGCATAGATGACTGCAGTTTTGAGTCTGACGTCCTGAGTTCAGATCTGCCTGTTCTTGTTGATTTTGGGGCAGAATGGTGCGGACCGTGTAAACGGATCGCAAAAACTCTGGAGGAGATTTCTTATGAAAGGAGTCGAGATATCAAAGTTGTCAAGGTCAATATAGACAAAAATCCTGATTTAGCTTCACAATATCGTGTCCGCTCCATTCCTACTCTCTTCATCTTCAAAGACGGGCAGCCTGTTTCTATTCGAGTGGGCGCAGGCTCTAAGAGTCAGTTATCTGCTTGGATCTCTAGTGAAATATGA
- a CDS encoding 3'(2'),5'-bisphosphate nucleotidase CysQ codes for MLAADDNHHDLDLLQELGHQAGKIALSYFKNKPQMWMKEGNSPVTEADLAVDLFLKEKLLEARPDYGWLSEETKDNVERLGRKRTFIVDPIDGTRGFINGLSQWCISIAVVMDNRPVVGILECPVLCQSIGAAQKNGAKLDNVALDLSQIDSEIRQRLPKITGPQKFLKSIEKTDPGTFDKIAFIPSLAYRIAMVAMGDLDVAVAKSSAYDWDLAAADLIVHEAGGRLTDIRGAKLHYNCSSIRQGTLVSSAASHHEEMLQLTQQIMNETTESF; via the coding sequence GTGTTAGCAGCTGATGATAATCACCACGATCTAGATTTATTGCAAGAGCTAGGGCATCAAGCTGGGAAAATTGCCTTAAGTTATTTTAAAAACAAGCCTCAAATGTGGATGAAGGAGGGCAATTCTCCTGTTACTGAAGCTGATCTAGCAGTTGATTTATTCTTGAAAGAAAAACTGCTTGAAGCCCGGCCGGATTATGGTTGGTTATCAGAGGAAACGAAAGATAATGTAGAACGGTTAGGCCGTAAAAGAACATTCATCGTCGATCCCATTGATGGAACCCGCGGTTTTATTAATGGATTGTCCCAATGGTGCATTAGCATTGCAGTTGTAATGGATAACCGCCCGGTTGTTGGTATCTTAGAGTGTCCTGTTTTGTGTCAATCTATAGGAGCGGCTCAGAAAAATGGCGCTAAACTTGATAATGTTGCTTTGGACCTGAGCCAAATTGATTCAGAAATTCGACAGCGTCTTCCCAAAATAACAGGACCTCAGAAATTTTTAAAATCAATCGAAAAAACAGATCCAGGTACCTTTGATAAAATCGCTTTTATACCATCCTTAGCTTATCGAATTGCTATGGTTGCTATGGGGGACCTTGATGTAGCGGTTGCTAAAAGTAGTGCTTACGACTGGGACCTTGCCGCTGCTGATTTAATTGTGCACGAAGCAGGTGGTCGTCTTACTGACATTCGAGGAGCAAAACTCCACTATAATTGTTCATCAATTCGACAGGGAACCTTAGTTTCATCTGCGGCTAGTCATCATGAAGAGATGCTTCAATTGACCCAACAAATAATGAATGAAACAACGGAAAGCTTTTAA
- the addB gene encoding double-strand break repair protein AddB, translated as MPNVVSIPPGVPFLATLVENLFSGNLIEGFQLAEDPLALARVTIWLPTRRSVRKLQGEILSKLDSNSAVLPNIRALSEPQEETFLFTDQSSLNHVSVSLIDRQLILGRLIHSWATILNQKQQSLYEGAEIIMPSSMADAVFFADDLARLIDIVMTEELDWSRLEEFVPDEHAEWWKVTLKLLKIAIKAWPDYLNERGLCDPNIIRTKALHHQAAIYRNQDPQLEVVIAAGSTGSIPATAKLLKTIANMEKGLVILPGLDRDMDRETWDKIDLNEDNDSRKSEPAHPQFGLKRLLSYLKISIDEVNHIGTVDKKSARVREHLVSEALRPSFSTDRWQEFLLQCSSKQRQEALSNVALIEASSEHQEALALALALRETLESPSKTVALITPDRNLARRVRSELKRLGLECDNSTGMELRNLPQGQFLQLIVHVAFSRSDPIALVSLLKHPFSYFGLPAETHIRGAITLELTVFRNFANPIRPHEVPSRLAKAKSKITKENHFSFSKISTADWENAAILAKQVAAIFPETENEIKTLSNLALSTIQKVEACGRTNQDSLNHIYDDECGKALYQFLAEMLDCDGSFVVSSIEWPKIVDSLLSKRMVRLVETNCSRLSILSPIEARLQQYDRVVLGGLNEKRWPVVTQNDPFLSRSQKSELFLPSPDRLIGLAAHDFQMLMGIEDIILSLSKNLRNTPSVPSRWVQRICLLGGEESVNAMRKKGTRFMDWADQIDQPQGQGKLISQPAPKPPVHDRPMSLSVTEIQSWIEDPYVIYARHILKLRPLGSLIPQEKDQDREKGILYHAILEDLSLLRSQTTEPLCEDRLQRLMKKHFDRANIRRDQYNLWWIHFEEILNNFQLWDESQRQRIIDSYVEIYGKMQLESGFVLKGKVDRIDVKIGGGVEIIDYKTSQRPTKKSVKQLESPQLPLEALMVYAGAFKSLGIRSVEELSYVRLCPNGEIRIDGLTYGQKNLSANQLSYQVLEKLRTQIKAYNNPNQPYLSKARLIQGQRWPDDYDHLARVREWSINGEIKDE; from the coding sequence ATGCCTAATGTTGTCTCTATTCCTCCAGGGGTTCCCTTTCTTGCTACTTTAGTTGAGAATTTATTTTCTGGAAATCTTATTGAGGGCTTTCAACTAGCAGAAGATCCTCTTGCACTAGCAAGAGTTACGATTTGGCTCCCTACACGACGGTCTGTGCGGAAACTTCAAGGAGAAATTCTCTCAAAATTGGATTCAAACTCTGCAGTTTTGCCTAATATAAGGGCACTGAGTGAACCTCAAGAAGAGACGTTTCTATTTACGGATCAGAGCAGTTTGAATCATGTCTCTGTTAGTTTGATTGATAGGCAACTAATTTTGGGCCGTTTAATTCATTCTTGGGCAACCATATTGAATCAAAAACAGCAATCTCTTTATGAAGGAGCCGAAATTATCATGCCATCCTCAATGGCTGATGCTGTATTTTTTGCCGACGATCTCGCTCGATTGATCGATATAGTGATGACCGAGGAGTTGGACTGGTCTCGCCTCGAGGAATTTGTCCCCGATGAACACGCTGAATGGTGGAAAGTGACTTTAAAGCTTTTAAAAATTGCTATCAAAGCTTGGCCAGATTATCTTAATGAAAGGGGATTGTGTGATCCTAATATAATACGTACAAAAGCTCTTCATCATCAGGCCGCAATCTATCGCAACCAAGACCCTCAATTGGAGGTAGTCATCGCTGCTGGCTCTACTGGATCGATACCTGCGACAGCAAAGCTACTCAAAACTATTGCAAACATGGAGAAAGGTCTAGTAATTTTGCCAGGACTCGATCGTGATATGGATCGAGAAACCTGGGATAAAATCGATTTAAATGAAGATAATGATTCTAGAAAAAGTGAACCAGCACATCCACAATTTGGATTAAAACGCTTACTCTCTTATTTAAAGATATCAATTGACGAAGTAAATCACATTGGAACTGTAGACAAAAAATCAGCAAGAGTCAGAGAACATCTTGTCAGCGAGGCCCTTCGTCCTTCCTTTTCGACCGATCGATGGCAAGAATTCCTATTACAATGTTCTAGTAAACAACGTCAAGAAGCTCTTTCTAATGTTGCTTTAATTGAAGCTTCTAGTGAACATCAAGAAGCTCTGGCCCTGGCCCTGGCTCTTCGAGAGACTTTGGAATCGCCTTCAAAAACAGTAGCCTTGATAACACCTGACCGAAATTTAGCACGCAGGGTTAGATCTGAACTGAAACGATTGGGTCTTGAATGTGATAATTCAACAGGTATGGAATTAAGAAATTTACCACAGGGCCAATTTCTTCAACTGATTGTTCATGTTGCCTTTTCACGATCAGATCCTATAGCGTTAGTCAGTCTTCTTAAACATCCTTTTTCCTACTTTGGGTTACCGGCCGAAACTCATATTCGTGGAGCTATCACGCTTGAGCTAACTGTTTTTCGTAATTTCGCAAATCCTATCAGACCTCATGAAGTACCCAGCCGCTTAGCAAAAGCGAAATCAAAGATCACTAAAGAGAATCACTTTTCTTTTTCGAAAATTTCGACGGCAGATTGGGAGAATGCTGCTATACTAGCAAAACAGGTGGCCGCTATCTTTCCAGAAACCGAAAATGAAATTAAAACCTTATCAAATCTTGCACTATCAACCATCCAGAAAGTTGAAGCATGTGGACGAACAAATCAAGATAGTTTAAATCATATCTATGATGATGAATGTGGTAAAGCCTTATATCAATTTCTTGCTGAGATGCTGGATTGCGATGGCTCTTTTGTTGTATCGTCTATCGAATGGCCAAAAATTGTTGATTCTCTTTTATCAAAGAGAATGGTTCGTTTGGTAGAGACCAATTGCTCTCGATTGTCGATACTCAGTCCGATTGAGGCAAGATTGCAGCAATACGATCGTGTAGTTTTGGGAGGTCTGAATGAGAAAAGATGGCCCGTTGTTACTCAGAATGATCCTTTTCTATCACGTTCCCAAAAGTCAGAACTCTTCTTGCCATCACCTGACAGACTCATCGGTTTAGCCGCTCACGATTTCCAAATGTTGATGGGTATTGAGGATATTATTCTTTCCCTCTCTAAAAATTTAAGAAATACGCCTTCAGTTCCTTCTCGCTGGGTCCAACGCATATGTTTGCTTGGAGGTGAGGAATCCGTTAATGCAATGCGGAAAAAAGGAACCCGATTTATGGATTGGGCTGATCAGATAGATCAACCGCAGGGGCAAGGAAAATTGATATCACAACCTGCACCGAAGCCTCCTGTTCACGATCGGCCTATGAGTTTATCCGTGACTGAGATTCAATCTTGGATAGAAGACCCTTACGTCATCTACGCGCGTCATATCTTGAAACTTCGTCCGCTTGGATCATTGATCCCTCAGGAAAAGGACCAGGACCGTGAAAAAGGTATTCTTTATCATGCTATTTTGGAAGATTTATCTCTTTTGAGATCTCAGACGACTGAACCCTTATGTGAAGATCGATTACAGAGGCTCATGAAAAAGCATTTTGATAGAGCGAATATCAGGAGAGATCAGTACAATCTTTGGTGGATCCACTTTGAAGAAATTTTGAACAATTTTCAATTATGGGATGAATCTCAACGACAACGAATTATCGATTCCTATGTCGAAATTTATGGCAAGATGCAATTGGAAAGTGGTTTTGTTCTGAAAGGCAAGGTTGATCGTATTGATGTTAAGATCGGCGGTGGTGTTGAAATTATTGACTATAAAACCAGTCAAAGACCAACTAAGAAATCGGTGAAACAGCTTGAATCTCCTCAACTACCATTGGAAGCTTTGATGGTTTATGCAGGTGCTTTCAAGTCCCTAGGGATTCGTTCTGTTGAAGAATTAAGTTATGTACGTCTATGTCCTAATGGTGAAATTAGGATTGATGGCCTAACGTATGGACAGAAAAACCTTTCTGCCAATCAACTGTCTTATCAAGTTCTTGAAAAACTGAGAACTCAGATCAAGGCCTATAATAATCCTAATCAACCCTATTTGTCAAAAGCGCGCTTGATTCAGGGTCAGCGATGGCCAGATGACTACGACCATCTGGCTCGCGTTCGAGAGTGGTCGATAAATGGAGAGATTAAGGACGAATAG
- the addA gene encoding double-strand break repair helicase AddA, with the protein MNADHNIDLHTLQQQTLAYDPSNSVWVSANAGSGKTHVLTQRVVRLLLDDCDSSRILCLTFTKAAASEMTHRIFETLGRWATCEEDILKDQLRMVLTNEPSNDILLHARTLFSRALETPGGLKIQTIHAFCEALLHQFPIEANVPGNFSVMDENQQRELLERSRRAIFEQLSSRDHLKIALKMASDLKVKEALKELIARYHEVGSWLQSVGGVESFTRFAHQKFNFLEYNTLDELYESAVDGCLFSKTELKELSMQCALSDKSSNENLANRLHIFFNSTNVKQRWTALSDIFLKSDGSLRDYSRLCTTDIKKLFPDLENRFFNEGFRLIEAKKRVNLYLIIEGSEALFFIAHDLMNHYQSLKRKQGLLDYDDLISSTANLLRSPSRAWILYQLDRGVNHILLDEAQDTSPGQWKIIRALVEEFFSGESARTDRRTIFAVGDEKQSIYSFQGAHPKLFYENKKWIEDKAISSKQGFSSISLNRSFRSTPDILQAVNAVFSVPENRKGVTFDGDFIPHSAHRQFSSGQVDIWPRTQGEKGISPGEWHESVDLNSNKHQADILAKKIAVQISNWLRTAEFCETTQKRIQPGDIIVLVRARDRFTLALTRYLKNANIPVAGSDRLKLIDHIATQDLLSLASFVLMPEDDLSLAVLLKSPLIGFNEEQLFTVASHRKGSLYESLIQHSNDPFYSCVVDRLRCWMKRAWKMPVYEFYALLLGRDKGRQKILTRLGYEANDVLDAFLMLTLEYEKEEIAGLQAFVEAVKQKAPEIKREFDQKRGEVRIMTVHAAKGLEAPVVFLVDKGSPSFQHEKSTSFYKWGMTNSDSDLGGYLWLPKSQWHNDVTLAAKKQLKEDAEDEYRRLLYVGMTRAKDRLIICGYEGTPKPKMPNWHTMVLNVLGPKTKKVRDESGMIYSHRWQICPQISNPYTSSTLDQSQPFLKRNALPHWIKYEPPREKSPSKPLSPSSTQSLIDGSDDKISSLLNFLKEKDIKSNDNPRRRGIIVHRLFQLLPDIDSRERPSFSFNYLSSICPELEEKERLEMASTVINIIESPDLKCYFHPLTSRAEVSVMGTIDLSSGPRAVSGNIDRISILGNDVHLLDFKIGRLVPESPDRVAKEYLTQMAIYRSLIQPLYPGKVVNCALIWIHARPNRIVMRLPNVILDQAYETFSMEELVDQLTN; encoded by the coding sequence ATGAATGCAGATCATAATATTGATCTTCATACCTTACAACAGCAGACATTAGCATATGATCCTTCGAATTCAGTCTGGGTTTCTGCCAATGCAGGTTCAGGAAAAACCCATGTTCTCACTCAAAGAGTTGTTCGTCTTTTGCTCGATGATTGTGATTCATCTCGTATTCTCTGTCTTACTTTCACAAAAGCTGCAGCTAGTGAAATGACTCATCGAATTTTTGAAACTCTTGGTCGTTGGGCTACATGTGAAGAGGATATACTTAAAGATCAGCTCCGCATGGTTTTAACTAATGAGCCATCAAATGACATACTTCTTCATGCTCGCACGTTATTTTCTAGAGCACTTGAAACACCTGGTGGTCTAAAAATCCAGACGATCCATGCTTTTTGTGAAGCTTTACTGCACCAATTTCCGATTGAAGCCAATGTTCCTGGCAATTTCTCTGTTATGGATGAGAATCAGCAAAGAGAGCTTTTAGAACGGTCCCGACGAGCGATATTTGAACAATTATCATCTCGTGATCATCTAAAAATAGCTCTGAAGATGGCGAGTGATCTTAAGGTAAAAGAGGCATTAAAAGAACTTATCGCTCGTTATCATGAAGTCGGCAGCTGGTTACAGTCAGTTGGTGGTGTAGAATCATTTACACGTTTTGCACATCAAAAATTTAACTTTCTTGAATATAATACGCTTGATGAATTGTATGAGTCCGCAGTTGATGGATGCCTATTTTCTAAAACAGAACTTAAAGAACTATCTATGCAATGTGCTCTCTCAGATAAATCAAGTAACGAGAATTTAGCGAATCGATTGCATATCTTTTTCAACAGTACGAATGTGAAACAGCGATGGACTGCCTTAAGTGATATTTTTTTAAAATCAGATGGAAGTCTTCGAGACTATTCTCGATTGTGTACTACTGATATCAAGAAACTTTTTCCTGATCTAGAAAATCGTTTCTTTAATGAAGGATTCCGTCTTATTGAGGCAAAAAAAAGGGTGAACTTGTATCTCATAATTGAAGGAAGTGAAGCCTTATTTTTTATAGCTCATGATTTGATGAACCACTATCAATCCCTGAAACGGAAACAGGGTCTTCTTGATTACGACGATTTGATCAGCTCTACAGCAAATCTATTGCGCTCACCGTCGCGTGCGTGGATCCTTTATCAACTTGATAGAGGTGTTAATCATATTCTTCTTGATGAGGCGCAAGACACGAGTCCAGGGCAATGGAAGATTATCAGAGCGCTGGTAGAGGAATTTTTTTCCGGAGAAAGTGCAAGAACAGATCGACGTACTATTTTTGCTGTAGGGGATGAAAAACAATCCATCTATTCTTTCCAAGGCGCCCATCCCAAACTGTTTTATGAAAATAAGAAATGGATTGAAGACAAGGCCATCTCTTCCAAACAAGGATTTTCTTCTATATCTCTAAACCGTTCCTTTCGTTCAACACCGGATATTTTGCAAGCGGTAAATGCGGTTTTTTCTGTCCCAGAAAACAGGAAGGGAGTGACCTTTGATGGTGATTTCATCCCTCATTCTGCTCATCGTCAATTCTCATCGGGACAGGTAGACATTTGGCCGAGGACTCAGGGAGAAAAAGGAATCTCACCTGGTGAATGGCATGAATCGGTTGATCTCAATAGCAATAAGCATCAAGCTGATATTTTAGCTAAAAAGATTGCAGTCCAGATCAGCAATTGGTTGCGCACCGCAGAATTCTGCGAGACGACTCAAAAACGAATTCAGCCAGGTGATATAATTGTTCTAGTACGAGCGCGTGACCGTTTTACATTGGCGTTGACGAGATATTTGAAGAATGCGAACATTCCTGTTGCTGGTTCTGATAGACTGAAGTTAATAGATCATATAGCGACTCAAGATCTTCTCTCACTTGCTTCATTTGTTCTTATGCCAGAAGATGATTTATCTCTTGCTGTATTATTAAAAAGCCCGCTTATTGGTTTCAATGAAGAACAATTATTCACGGTTGCTTCTCATCGAAAAGGGAGTCTGTATGAATCTCTTATACAACATTCTAATGATCCTTTTTATAGCTGTGTTGTTGACAGGCTTCGATGTTGGATGAAGAGAGCATGGAAAATGCCCGTTTATGAATTTTATGCATTACTTTTAGGTCGAGATAAAGGGCGTCAAAAGATTTTGACACGATTAGGTTATGAAGCCAACGACGTTCTGGATGCTTTTCTCATGCTTACCTTAGAATATGAAAAAGAGGAAATTGCTGGATTACAGGCTTTTGTTGAAGCCGTGAAACAAAAGGCACCAGAAATAAAACGTGAATTTGATCAGAAAAGGGGAGAAGTTCGGATTATGACAGTCCATGCTGCCAAAGGGCTAGAAGCCCCTGTTGTTTTTCTTGTTGATAAAGGAAGCCCATCTTTTCAACATGAGAAGTCAACATCATTTTATAAATGGGGGATGACAAATTCGGATTCTGATCTAGGTGGATATTTGTGGTTGCCAAAGAGTCAATGGCATAATGATGTAACATTGGCAGCAAAGAAACAATTGAAAGAAGATGCCGAAGATGAATATCGCCGGCTTTTATATGTTGGTATGACAAGGGCAAAAGACCGCCTAATTATTTGCGGCTACGAAGGAACTCCAAAACCTAAGATGCCCAATTGGCATACAATGGTGTTAAATGTTTTGGGCCCAAAGACGAAGAAAGTTAGAGATGAGAGTGGAATGATCTACTCTCACCGTTGGCAGATTTGTCCTCAAATATCAAATCCTTACACCTCTTCAACCTTAGATCAATCACAGCCGTTTTTAAAACGGAATGCACTTCCTCATTGGATAAAGTATGAACCACCCCGTGAAAAGAGCCCTTCAAAACCTTTATCTCCATCAAGTACACAGTCACTAATTGATGGATCAGATGATAAAATATCTTCTTTACTGAATTTCCTGAAGGAAAAGGATATCAAAAGCAATGACAATCCTCGTCGCCGTGGTATTATCGTACATCGTCTATTTCAGCTCTTACCAGATATAGATTCTAGGGAGAGACCGTCATTTTCCTTCAATTATCTTTCTTCTATCTGCCCTGAGTTAGAAGAAAAGGAGCGTTTAGAAATGGCTTCAACAGTCATTAATATTATTGAATCTCCTGATCTTAAATGTTATTTTCATCCATTAACAAGCCGCGCTGAAGTATCGGTTATGGGAACCATTGATCTCTCATCGGGTCCACGAGCAGTATCTGGTAATATTGATCGAATTTCTATTTTAGGTAATGATGTTCACTTGTTAGATTTTAAAATTGGTAGATTGGTTCCTGAATCGCCGGACAGGGTTGCGAAAGAGTACCTAACACAAATGGCAATCTACCGTTCGCTTATTCAACCTCTTTATCCAGGGAAGGTAGTCAATTGTGCATTGATCTGGATTCATGCAAGACCCAATCGTATTGTGATGCGATTGCCGAATGTCATATTAGATCAAGCTTATGAAACGTTCTCGATGGAGGAATTGGTTGACCAATTGACCAACTGA
- a CDS encoding 3-deoxy-D-manno-octulosonic acid transferase codes for MAYPFLVFLFIFRARRGKEEHERLRERYGYASCKRTVGPLVWLHAASVGELRAVVPLIESIERFGLNLVLTTGTVSSATIARDCISERTQHQYSPLDITCSISRFLDHWQPDLAVFTESEIWPTTIHKLAKRKIPQVLVNARISDRSNNRWMNCLTLANTIFSQFSQVIAQSEVDSERFCALGAPWVVVGGNLKNDVAIPVPNLHELKRYRTMIAERPTWIAVSTHQGEESCIAKVHHMLSQHAPGILTVLVPRHPNRSNEVEREMKKKGLRIVTRTSGHLIDHDTDILLGDTIGEMGFYLRLSEIAFMGKSLKLKAKGGQNPIEPALTGSAILSGRFVHNFQETYQKFLDSGGVRFVDDEKMLAEYVLHLLKNRSDLKLMQDSARKTVSTMKGALEYSIEMLDSYIRPLRLYASLQRSHHYHSKILSSKNTSH; via the coding sequence ATGGCCTATCCATTTCTGGTTTTTCTGTTCATATTTAGAGCAAGAAGAGGAAAAGAAGAACATGAGCGTCTTCGTGAACGTTATGGTTATGCGAGCTGTAAACGGACGGTTGGGCCGTTAGTATGGTTACATGCCGCCAGTGTTGGTGAATTGCGAGCCGTCGTTCCTCTGATTGAAAGTATAGAAAGATTTGGTCTCAATCTGGTTTTGACGACCGGAACCGTATCGTCAGCAACTATTGCTCGGGATTGTATCTCAGAACGAACTCAACACCAATATAGTCCTTTAGACATCACGTGCTCAATTTCCAGATTTCTAGATCACTGGCAACCCGATTTGGCGGTATTTACAGAATCTGAAATCTGGCCAACTACAATTCATAAACTAGCGAAACGAAAGATACCACAGGTACTCGTCAACGCCAGGATATCGGATCGTTCCAATAATCGCTGGATGAACTGTTTGACATTGGCTAATACGATCTTTAGTCAATTTTCTCAGGTGATCGCCCAGTCAGAAGTTGATTCTGAAAGATTTTGTGCACTTGGAGCTCCTTGGGTTGTTGTTGGTGGCAATCTAAAAAATGATGTGGCGATTCCTGTACCGAATCTTCATGAATTAAAACGCTATCGTACCATGATTGCAGAACGACCAACATGGATAGCTGTTTCTACACATCAAGGCGAAGAATCCTGTATCGCAAAAGTTCATCATATGTTATCTCAGCATGCTCCTGGAATTTTAACAGTTCTTGTTCCCCGGCATCCGAATCGTTCGAATGAAGTTGAAAGGGAAATGAAAAAGAAGGGCTTACGTATTGTAACCCGCACTTCTGGTCATTTGATCGATCATGATACCGATATATTGTTAGGGGATACAATTGGTGAAATGGGATTTTATTTAAGGCTTTCTGAAATCGCTTTTATGGGAAAATCACTGAAACTTAAAGCCAAAGGTGGACAAAATCCTATTGAACCAGCGTTGACTGGGTCCGCTATTTTGTCTGGTAGATTTGTACATAATTTTCAGGAAACTTATCAAAAATTTCTAGATTCTGGGGGAGTACGATTTGTTGATGATGAAAAAATGCTCGCAGAATATGTTCTGCATCTGTTAAAAAACCGAAGCGATCTCAAATTGATGCAAGATTCAGCTAGAAAGACCGTATCAACAATGAAAGGTGCTTTGGAGTACTCAATTGAGATGCTCGATTCTTACATTCGACCGTTGCGATTATATGCTAGTTTGCAGAGAAGTCATCACTATCATTCGAAAATTCTAAGTTCAAAAAACACGTCTCATTGA
- a CDS encoding DUF1178 family protein: MIRFSLTCALDHISDGWFSSSEDFEKQKSLGLIACPICNSINIEKSLMTPQVSKSSNHKTQSLSLEHSVRKELISHMRKIRDKITENADYVGDKFPEEARKIHYGESEERSIYGQVGKEDAETLIKEGVHIMPLPIIPDDAN; encoded by the coding sequence ATGATTCGATTTAGTTTGACCTGCGCATTGGATCATATTTCCGATGGTTGGTTTTCTTCTTCTGAGGATTTTGAGAAGCAGAAGAGTCTCGGTCTAATTGCTTGTCCAATTTGCAATTCAATTAACATTGAAAAATCTTTAATGACTCCACAGGTATCTAAGTCAAGTAATCATAAAACTCAATCGCTTTCTCTAGAGCATTCAGTACGCAAAGAGTTGATATCACATATGCGTAAGATTCGTGACAAAATAACCGAAAATGCTGACTATGTTGGCGATAAATTTCCTGAAGAAGCGCGGAAAATTCACTATGGTGAATCGGAAGAACGTAGTATTTATGGTCAAGTAGGAAAGGAAGATGCTGAAACCCTTATCAAAGAAGGAGTTCACATTATGCCTCTTCCTATCATTCCAGATGATGCAAATTAA